In Terriglobales bacterium, the genomic window CGGGTGTCGAGCACGGCCATGAGCTGGTAGTCGCCCGCGGGGGCCTCGGCGAAGGGCTTGGGGAAGGCCAGGGCGGGCGCGACCTCCAGCGGCCCCCCGGGCTCGAGGTCGTGCACCGCGATGGCCTCCATCCACACCTTCTGCGGCTCCAGGAAGTCGGGTGCGAGCGGGCGCTTGGCCGCGGTTCCCGGTTGCAGGAAGACCAGCAGCCGCCCCGACACCGTGCCCGTCTGCAGCTCCGGGGCCAGAGTCACGCGGAAACGTACCGGCTCCGCCGCCCACAGCGGCAGCGCGAGCAGGGCCAGCACCAGAACCAACTTGCGCAGTTGCCTCATCCTTCCCACCTTTCGGAAACCGAAGAGTCTATCAGGTTCACCACAGAGGCACGGAGGCACAGAGAAATGCAGAAGGAAGAATTGAGAATGCAGAATGTCCTTCTGCCCGCGCCCCGACCTCATTCTGCATTCTTCATTCTGCACTCTGCATTTGTTCTCGGTGCCTCTGTGTCTCTGTGGTGAGATCGCTTTCGATTAGAATGGCGTCATGCCCAAGCCGCGCATCGCCATTCCGCTACCCTATTCGCAAGACCGCGAGTACGCGGAGCGGGCGCTGCCGCAGTACCTGGCGGCCATCGAGCAGGCGGGCGGTGAGCCCGTGGTCATCACCCTGGACCCGCCCCCCGAGGACCTGGCCCGGCGGCTGATGGCCTGCGAGGGCGTGCTGCTGCCCGGCAGCAAGGCCGACCTCGACCCGGAGAAGTACGGCGCCGCGCGCCATCCCAAGACCGCGCCCCCCGATCCCCTGCGCGACAACGTCGACGAACTGCTGGTGCAGGACGCCTACAACATGCGCAAGCCCATCTTCGCCATCTGCTACGGCGTGCAGATGCTGAACGTGTGGCGCACCGGCTCGCTGGTGCAGGACATCGAGAGCGAATTCGGCTCGCACGTACCCCACGCCGCCGGACGCAAGCTGGCGCGCGCCCATATGGTGGCGGTGGACCCCGCGTCGCGCCTCGCCGCCA contains:
- a CDS encoding gamma-glutamyl-gamma-aminobutyrate hydrolase family protein (Members of this family of hydrolases with an active site Cys residue belong to MEROPS family C26.) translates to MPKPRIAIPLPYSQDREYAERALPQYLAAIEQAGGEPVVITLDPPPEDLARRLMACEGVLLPGSKADLDPEKYGAARHPKTAPPDPLRDNVDELLVQDAYNMRKPIFAICYGVQMLNVWRTGSLVQDIESEFGSHVPHAAGRKLARAHMVAVDPASRLAAIVGEYLESAPPWRDDGIVGRPLEVNSSHHQAVATVGDGLRVAAVSPVDNVIEALEGTLPGHWVLGVQWHPERSYDDDPASRALFRAFIQACAAWRPQPQPASAARGV